The genomic segment TATTTGTTTCTTTTTAAtagttgattttttatttatctgACCTGTTGATATGATGGTTGCCAAATAATATATGAGAATtccatgttatttttttttagttatgtcaGTATTTTTCTCCAAAATCTTAATGCtaccaattttattaaattattaactCCACTAAAACCTTTAATAATATTAGTGAAAAGATTTATATTTATTGCTATTTTTCCTTACATCTAAATTGTAAACTTCTGCTCACTATATATGTATAACTTGTATTGCTCTGTTGTATATATAATATGCTCTTATACGGGTTTGACATTTCTTGAGGAAGCAATGGATATGTAATTTAAATGTTTGTACATTATATATAATACTCATATATCATATACAAGCTAAAGTTGAATTAGATACACATTTCTAACTAACTTCATTATCGGGATTTAGAAACCATTATATTAAGGTTGTTATTCGAAATCAAAATGGTAAGTAATCTATAACGGAATGTGAAAAAGAAAGTTTGAGAGATAATTTAGAAGCGAAGAGAATGAGGGAAATGTTCTAAGCTTGAGATGAGTAAAAGTTCTCTCTTTCTTCTATAAAACCTACGAAAAGGAGACAGTTAGTTGTGGTGTTTTTTTTTATACAaatgatttgttttttttatttatttaaagaaaatttGATGAgaaattaagaagaaaaaaaattaaaattatgacttatcttttttttttaccgtgtagtttaaaaaaatataaaattatttatataatataataagatTAATCATTATCTGAGGTGGCCATCATGTGGCATAAATACAGagaatatgatattattatattatatgaggTAGCAGACAAATAACACGTGCAAGTGTAAAAAAATGacaacaaaatagcaattaagtcaatttaaataaaaaataaagtaacGATGATGTTTTAACTAAAACTTTGAAAAAGACAAGAAAAGGAATACATAACAAAATTTATTCAAATTTGTATATACATaacaggaaaaaaaaaaaatagcagcaACTTATCCATTTATATGTGTGTATTTTGTTgggaaaaacaaaataattaaattagtccAGCTACAAATTCAAATTATTAGAATCTCATAAAATATTTCAATTAAATCCTTCGAATAAGATcgtatttttttaagaaattgtAATAATAATGTCAGCACAATTGAGCTGGCAATACGAAGATGGATTTCAGAAGAAAACTATTTATACAAGAGACAATTCAATTTATAGCAAGACTAATTTGGAATCAAGATATGAATTATCTTTAATCATCTATTACTAATTAAGATATAGCATGTACATAATTAATAATACATTACAATGGAGGCAGAAAGCATTGTtatagagaaagaaagaaaaaaaggttCAAGACCAAATCTCATGGTCTTTGAACAAATATTTGGCCCCATCAATGTTGCTGCTATCGTTATTGACATCAAGAATCCATTTCTCAAAAGTACAATTCAAGAAATCATAATACCCGCCATGAATTGAGACGAGGTTATTCTTTACCCGGTCCTCTATCCAGGGGTATGTCAGCAAATTCAACAATGAACGGTTAACAGATTCCTAAAACAAGGATCAAAATTATAGACTTTAATTTAGCAACTTTCTATAGTAAGATCACACATATACAGATATAGAACAAGATAAAGAGCTTAGTTTGATTACCTTCTCACAATGCCTGCATTGCTCATCAAAACTATAACTCCGAGCAACATTTCTTGTTTTTAACTTGGCGAATTTCGCTTTGGTAATCCATTTGTGGATAAAGCTGCCAAAACCAAAATGAGAAAAAGAACAATATAAGCCATAGTTATATTGTTTTATTATATATAGAAAGAgagtaataaatatgtaaaatggAGAATGCTAGGGGTTCTCTATTTATATAACAGACCTTGAGCTTAACTCATCTTGCATGCTCATGAGGGTCTCAATTCCTCCACATCTACTATGCCCAATGACTAATATATTCTCAACCTAAAACTCAGCAACAAAACTTCACACTTTatcaaaaaaaaacaaaaaagggcTCAAGATATAGTATTGGTTGCAAGACAGAGTTAACAAGGTATATGACCTACTTCTAAAGTGTTTACTGCAAACTCAAGGGCAGCATTAGTTTCTGATGGTCCATTCTGCcaaaaaaacaaataaagaagaagaatatgaaCATGAAAGTTCATAAATGTATAGTTCAACAATTCAAGTCTAGGTCACTAAAGGAGCTAGTACAGAAGATTGAATACCTCAAGTGGAGGAACAAGATTTGCCACATTTCGAATCATGAAGGCTTCTCCAGGTTGAAATCCAAGAATGTTGGAAGGGCATACCCTGGAGTCTGCACAAGCAATCACCATGAACTGTTCTTGAACTTGTAAGTTTGTACACAGAATTAGGCAAAGTTCATTTATAAAAAAGATGAAGATGAAATTAGAAAGAAGGTTCAGAAAAGAGTGATACCCAATTGGAGTATCAAGAGGAAGATTGAGAATTCAGGTTTATGAATAACGCACCTTAGGCACTTGTACTTCTGCAAGTCTTTGATAATGCTCCAACTTTTCCCTGTTGATACACAGAACATCTATAACTTGTGCCCAACAAAGTAAACTCACAACTAAATTTCTCAAAGCAAAGATACTTGTTAACTTTCTTATATACTTACGAATAGACACGCTTCTTAAAACTCAGAAACCTCTGTTTAATATCATCAAACATCTCCACTTCATTCTTAGTTTTTGGCACATTTTTCACTATAAAGTTTGTATCACTTGAAACCTCTAGCCTCAGAACTGGgttcctttttaaaaaaaaatagagtatcCAGACAATTTAAGAACATGTAGCTAGAAGAGTAAACAAACCCATTGAATCTCAATCaaaaaagtaaataataaaaACTCACTTGACTGGAGGTACTTGTGCTAAAGTTGTTAGCTCGTTCCTctggtaatttaaaaaaaaaaagaaaaagaaaagaagcatTAGAAAACAGAGATATTTCCATAATTAATCAAAAAAGAGGAACACAAAACAATGTTAAGAACAAACTGAGTCTGAATCAAAGCGTTTTCTGGGAAGACCCAGAAAGGAACTGGTCAACCCAGAAAAGAGTGAACAGTGAAAAGGGTCTCTACAAACTGATGAAGGTCTTAGAGCTGCCAAAGATGGACTGATCCACCGAGCTTTTGAGCCTATACATTGgaaaaataatgataataaatataataaggTTTACAATATTTGAAAGAAGTGATCAATAATCAAAAACTGAAAAATAATTTTGTATGTATTATCATATACTTTCAAGTACTGTAACAAAAGAGAAGCAAACAGTCTATATTTTACTTACAGAGGATTGGCAAGACCATCTCTCTTCTTCCCGC from the Humulus lupulus chromosome X, drHumLupu1.1, whole genome shotgun sequence genome contains:
- the LOC133803816 gene encoding beta carbonic anhydrase 5, chloroplastic-like isoform X1 encodes the protein MVLPILCSKARWISPSLAALRPSSVCRDPFHCSLFSGLTSSFLGLPRKRFDSDSRNELTTLAQVPPVKNPVLRLEVSSDTNFIVKNVPKTKNEVEMFDDIKQRFLSFKKRVYSEKLEHYQRLAEVQVPKFMVIACADSRVCPSNILGFQPGEAFMIRNVANLVPPLENGPSETNAALEFAVNTLEVENILVIGHSRCGGIETLMSMQDELSSSFIHKWITKAKFAKLKTRNVARSYSFDEQCRHCEKESVNRSLLNLLTYPWIEDRVKNNLVSIHGGYYDFLNCTFEKWILDVNNDSSNIDGAKYLFKDHEIWS
- the LOC133803816 gene encoding beta carbonic anhydrase 5, chloroplastic-like isoform X2 — translated: MVLPILCSKARWISPSLAALRPSSVCRDPFHCSLFSGLTSSFLGLPRKRFDSDSRNELTTLAQVPPVKEKLEHYQRLAEVQVPKFMVIACADSRVCPSNILGFQPGEAFMIRNVANLVPPLENGPSETNAALEFAVNTLEVENILVIGHSRCGGIETLMSMQDELSSSFIHKWITKAKFAKLKTRNVARSYSFDEQCRHCEKESVNRSLLNLLTYPWIEDRVKNNLVSIHGGYYDFLNCTFEKWILDVNNDSSNIDGAKYLFKDHEIWS